CAACGTATGTATCGTACTTGCGTGTACTGTTGCATATGATGTATGCCCTGTTGCCATAGCCTGAAACAGGCTATACGCCTCTCTACCCCTAACCTCACCTACAATTATCACACGAGGTCTTTGTCTAAGAGCCGCCCTGATTAGATCAAACATGTCAATATCTTTCCCTGTTTTGTTTTCATCTGATGATGAAAAACCTTGTCTCGTTGTACCAGCTATCCAGTTGCTATGCGGCAGGTTAACCTCCCTAGTATCCTCTATTGATATTATCTTATGTGAGGCTGGTATAAACAATGATAAAGCGTTAAGAGCAGATGTTTTCCCACTAGCTGTCCCACCACAGAATAGTATAGATGCACCGTTTTCTATAGCCATCCAGAAATATGCTGCCATATCCAAAGATATTGTTTTAAACCTGATCAAATCTATAGGTGTTATCGGGTCTTCCCTGAACCTACGTATCGTGAACGTTGAACCTTTTGTAACAGTTTTAGATAAGGTACACTGAAGCCTTGAGCCATCTGGTAGTTTACCATCCACAATAGGTGAATAAATCGATATCTGCTTACCACATATCTGCGAAAGCCTTACAACAAAAGAATCAAGCTCCTCATCATTCTCAAAACGGATGTTTGTTGTGATAGCATCATATTTCTTGTGATAAATAAATATTGGTACATGATGTCCATCACACGATATATCCTCTATACCCTCGTCTTCCATGAGTATATCTATTTTCCCGTAACCAATAAAATCCCTGAAGATATGATAAAAAATCTTGTCCTTTGACCCTATCATATTATTTATATTATCAGATTCTATCGCATCCTTTGCTCCCCCCTCAGATTTTATGCTGTTTTCCTCCAACGTTTTTTTACCAAATTTTATTTTCCTATCTTTTTTTGATTTACCGCCAAATAATATACCTTTGCTTTTCATCGGCTCTTCACAAAATTTTACGTCATTATCTACTATTATCTGCTCTAGTATTTCCTCAAGATGCCTCTTTTTCTCCTCTTTACTCAACCCAAAAACGTTTATATCAGCCAACATCTTAAACAAACGAACAAGCTCATCCTTTATCTTAAGTTCCTCCTCATTCAAAACAGGCTCTGAAACCTCATAAACATACTCGTTTATCTCCTTATTAAAATAAATTTTTCTACTACCAAGACCCTTCCAACCAAAACCCTTCCGCTCATCAACTAGATAAGGCTGTGGCTCCTTTA
The nucleotide sequence above comes from Candidatus Thermoplasmatota archaeon. Encoded proteins:
- a CDS encoding type II/IV secretion system ATPase subunit, translated to MGLLEKAQQRKNVLQGTQILQEPKTKEKKTGLLEKAKQRKEVLQKSTTTKGRKKTEPVKEESKKTVKEPQPYLVDERKGFGWKGLGSRKIYFNKEINEYVYEVSEPVLNEEELKIKDELVRLFKMLADINVFGLSKEEKKRHLEEILEQIIVDNDVKFCEEPMKSKGILFGGKSKKDRKIKFGKKTLEENSIKSEGGAKDAIESDNINNMIGSKDKIFYHIFRDFIGYGKIDILMEDEGIEDISCDGHHVPIFIYHKKYDAITTNIRFENDEELDSFVVRLSQICGKQISIYSPIVDGKLPDGSRLQCTLSKTVTKGSTFTIRRFREDPITPIDLIRFKTISLDMAAYFWMAIENGASILFCGGTASGKTSALNALSLFIPASHKIISIEDTREVNLPHSNWIAGTTRQGFSSSDENKTGKDIDMFDLIRAALRQRPRVIIVGEVRGREAYSLFQAMATGHTSYATVHASTIHTLIQRLENPPISLPRALLTSLDIIVFLNAVEIGGKTARRMTSVTEVIKLDPDTNQLIFMEPFSWVSKTDDRFESTGTSKIMNAIKTQNDWTDEQLKRELANRKIILEWMDKKNMRTYQEVGRVVSDYHKYPDVILKKAMEEMKK